In Sphingobacteriales bacterium, a single genomic region encodes these proteins:
- a CDS encoding cytochrome c → MIKFPPILKGSVMIFCWSLLWISCSETPPHTSDKHPSTPAATDSSSTATTDLQQVLAQGKKIYNKRCAICHLENGNGIEGTFPPLVQSDFLAKNLEKAIHGTANGMHETIVVNGVSYQQAMPPPVPDLSNEELSAVITYILNEFDNGGGTVSVEQAARARQNPAD, encoded by the coding sequence ATGATAAAATTTCCGCCTATTTTGAAAGGGAGTGTAATGATTTTTTGCTGGAGTTTGTTATGGATAAGTTGCTCCGAAACTCCGCCGCACACTTCCGACAAGCACCCAAGCACACCTGCCGCTACCGACAGCAGCAGCACCGCCACCACCGACTTGCAGCAAGTATTGGCGCAGGGCAAAAAAATATACAATAAACGCTGTGCGATTTGCCATTTAGAAAACGGCAACGGCATTGAAGGTACTTTTCCGCCTTTGGTGCAATCTGACTTTTTGGCAAAAAATTTAGAAAAAGCGATACACGGCACTGCCAACGGTATGCACGAAACCATTGTAGTAAATGGCGTAAGTTACCAACAAGCAATGCCGCCGCCCGTACCCGACCTGAGCAACGAAGAGTTGTCGGCGGTAATTACCTATATTTTGAACGAATTTGATAATGGTGGCGGCACGGTGAGCGTGGAGCAAGCCGCCCGCGCCCGACAGAATCCCGCAGACTAA
- a CDS encoding RNA polymerase sigma factor has translation MTAVDFKTSVVNSCNKLRPFAISLTKNSEDAQDLLQETAYRALVNENLFKENTNLKAWLFTIMRNIFINNYRRKVKHNTIIDTSDNTFLLDSKADAPVLGNAAEVNFMMEDIHSSINLLSEEYRLPFMMHYEGFKYQEIADKLQVPLGTVKSRIFFARKELKERLKIYHKAV, from the coding sequence ATGACAGCAGTAGATTTTAAAACCTCGGTAGTAAATAGTTGTAATAAATTGCGTCCGTTTGCCATCAGTTTGACTAAAAATTCGGAAGATGCGCAGGATTTATTGCAAGAAACAGCATACAGAGCCTTAGTTAATGAAAATTTGTTCAAAGAAAATACAAATTTGAAAGCGTGGTTATTTACCATCATGCGCAATATTTTCATCAATAACTACCGCCGCAAAGTAAAACACAACACCATCATTGATACTTCTGATAATACTTTTTTGTTGGATTCAAAGGCTGATGCCCCCGTTTTGGGTAATGCCGCCGAAGTAAACTTTATGATGGAGGATATTCACAGTAGTATTAATCTACTTTCGGAGGAGTATCGTTTGCCATTTATGATGCACTACGAAGGATTTAAGTATCAGGAAATTGCGGACAAACTCCAAGTGCCGCTCGGCACGGTGAAAAGCCGTATCTTTTTTGCAAGAAAAGAATTAAAAGAAAGACTGAAAATTTACCACAAAGCGGTATAA